In the Granulosicoccus antarcticus IMCC3135 genome, GGGTACGGCGGTGAATGCCCTAACATCCTATGATGGGTATCCAATGACTCAACGGGGTGAGCCCCACCGTGCATTATCGCTTGCATATAGTGCATCGTTCTGGGGCGGAATGTTTGGCATTATCTGTCTGATCCTGCTGTCGCCTGTGCTGGCTCGAATTGCGCCTATGTTTGGCAGTCGTGAAATATTTCTCGCCGCACTACTGGGAATCATCCTGGTGGTACTGGCGCATCGTGGACAGATCTTTGCGGCAGGGTTGCTTGCGATGTTCGGAATTTTTCTGCAAACGATTGGACTGGATGGGGTGACGTACACACAGCGTTATACATTTGGTCTTTCTTTTCTAAGCTCAGGCATCAATCTCATCGTGGTTGTTCTGGGCTTGTTTGCGCTCAGCCAGGCATTTTTCCTGCTCACAGCCCCTGACAACATTCCTGATACTAAACCTGTTAGTGGACGGATGAGTGCAGGGTTGAAAGAATTGATGAAGCACAAACGTGTAGCAACAGTTGCATCGGTTTTTGGTGTCATCCTTGGCATGATCCCGGGGACGGGGGAGTTCACGGCGCAGTTCATGAGTTATACCTACGCTCAGAAGACATCAAAAACACCTGAGGCATTCGGCAAAGGTTCTTCTGAAGGGCTTATTGCCTCAGAGGCCGCCAATAATGCAGTGCCTGCCGCGGCGATGATACCGCTTCTGGCATTGGGGATTCCCGGCGAGGCGCTGACAGCGATGATGCTCTCTGTATTTTATGTGCACAATGTGATTCCCGGTCCGCAGTTGTTTCAGAACAATATTGACTTGGTATATGGCCTCTATTTTGCGCTGATTCTGCTTAATATCATTGTGGTGACATTTCTCTTTTTCTCGACTAACCTGCTGATAAAAATCATACGCGTACCAACACGATTGCTGGGCGTCATGATCCTGATTCTGTCTTTTGTTGGTGTGTATTCACTGCGCAATTCATTGACAGATTGCATGATTGCAGCAGGGTTCGGGGTGCTGGGCTTGGTCCTAAAACGATTGAATCTGCCCATTGTGCCGATCATTCTGGGTATGGTGCTAGGCGGAATCATGGAAGTAAAACTGCGTTCAGCCTTGCCGAGACTGAACACGCCTTTCGACATGATCGATCGACCAATAGCGTTCATTATCTTCATCTTGATTCTCTTGGTATTAGCGTTGAACATCCGCACCTTATTCAAAGAATGCCGGGCCCAACGGCCTGATGACGATCACGACCTCCACGACTCTCAAACACGGTAGGACTTCATGAACCAGAGCAATATCGACGCCCTGCGAACGCAAGCGGTGCCTTTCAGGGCTCACCTTATTGATGGCAAGCTATTGCCAGCGTCGGACAATGGCAGAATGGATGTCCTGTCTCCCATTGACGGACAGCTCTTGACGCAAGTGGCCAGAGGGACGGCAGCTGATATGCAGGCTGCCATCGCATCCGCAAGAGCTTCGTTTGAAGATAAGCGCTGGGCAGGTCAGCCACCTGCTGCGCGCAAGAAAGTCTTGCTGAAATGGGCCGATTTGATCGAAGCCAATGCGCTTGAATTAGCCGTTTTGGGGGTTCGTGATAACGGCACCGAGATTGGTATGGCTCTTAAGGCTGAGCCGGGATCAGCTGCGGGAACAATCCGCTACTACGCAGAAGCGCTGGACAAGATCTATGGTGAGGTTGCACCAACTTCCAGTGATATTCTGGGCTTGATACACAAGGAGCCAGTGGGTGTTGTCGGGGCGATCATCCCCTGGAATTTTCCAATGATGATTGGTGCATGGAAGCTCGGTCCTGCGCTGGCCATGGGTAATTCTGTCGTGCTCAAACCCGCCGAAACTGCATCCCTGTCACTGATGCGTATGGCAGAGCTGGCGCTTGAGGCTGGCCTGCCACCCGGAGTTCTGAATGCGGTTACTGGCGAAGGTGCCGTTGTGGGCGAAACCATGGGTCTGTCCATGGATGTGGACGTTCTTGTTTTCACCGGTTCAGGTGCTACGGGGCGACGACTGATGGAATATTCAGCTCGCTCCAACATGAAACGTGTTTATCTGGAATTGGGTGGCAAATCTCCTAATATCATTTTTGCAGATGCACCGGATTTGAGCGAGGCTGCGAAGGTTGCGGCTGCAGGTATTTTTCGTAATGCAGGGCAGGTTTGTGTGGCCGGTTCAAGGCTGTTGATTGAGACCTGCATTCACGATGAGTTCGTGGCTGAAGTGACACGGGTTGCCGAAGGCATGCGAGTGGGTGACCCTCTGAGTCTGGAAACTGCTATTGGTGCCGTGAATTCGGAAAGTCAGTTGAAGCAGAATCTTGGGTTTGTTGTCACTGCGCGTGCCGAAGGTGGCGAAGTTGTGACGGGCGGTGAACGGATACTGCAAGAAACAGGCGGCTATTTCATGTCGCCGACGATTGTGACAGGTGTGACACCCGGCTCGACTTTGGCGCAAAAGGAGGTGTTTGGTCCGGTTCTGGGAGTCACCCCCTTTGCAAGTGATGATGAAGCGGTTCTCATTGCCAATTCCACCGTTTATGGATTGGCTGGTGCCGTGTGGACATCGAGTCTTGCACGTGCTCACCGCATGATACGGGATGTCCGGACTGGCGTGATGCATGTGAACACCTATGGAGGTGCTGATAATACGGTGCCACTCGGTGGGGTTGGTCAGTCTGGCAATGGTCACGATAAGTCGATGCACGCGATAGAAAAATACATAAACCTCAAGACAGCGTGGATCAAGCTGTAGGGTCAATCGATAAGGAAGGGAAACCCATGCCAGACAAGAAAATTTTAGTGATAGGAACATATGACACTAAAAACGATGAGTTGGACTTTCTGGCTGATGTAATTCGCAGTCAGGGTGGGCTGGTCGTGACAATGGATGTGTCGGTACTGGGTGATCCAGACAAACCTGCCGATTACTCCAAACATGATGTGGCGGAGGAAGGCTTGAGTAGCATTGCTGCTGCGACTGATTCGGGTGATGAAAATCACGCGATGCAGATCATGGCGAAAGGCGCTGCTCTGCTAACGGCCAGGCTTTTTACGCAAGGTGTGTTTGACGGAGTGATTGTTCTGGGCGGAACCATGGGTACCGATCTGGCCTTGGATGTGTGTCTGGCTTTGCCGTTAGGCGTACCCAAGTACATCGTGTCTACGGTTGCATTCTCTCCTCTGATTCCGGCAGAACGCTTGGCGGCTGACACACAGATGATCCTCTGGGCTGGTGGGCTCTATGGCTTGAATGCGGTGTGTAAGGCCTCGCTGAGTCAGGCTGCGGGTGCCGTACTGGGGGCTGCGAGGGCTGTGGTGAAGCTCGATTCTAAAAAGCCATTGATTGGGATGACCTCTCTTGGTAAATCGGCGCTGCGTTACATGGTTTGGCTGAAACCTGCATTGGAGGAGCGTGGTTACGAAGTCGCGGTGTTCCATGCCACTGGAATGGGAGGACGCGCATTCGAAAGTCTTGCCGGGCAGGGGGCGTTTACGTGTGTTTTTGACCTTTGCACGCAAGAACTCGGTAATTTCATTAATGGGTCCAACATCTCGGCAGGTGCGGATCGACTGACGAATGCCGGACAGACTGGCACACCACAGATAGTGGCACCGGGTTGCTATGATCTGGTTGATATCGTTGGCTGGCAACCCATACCCGAAAAATGGTCAGCTCACTCGAAACACGAACACAATCGACTGCTTACCTCTGTCGTCCTGAATGAACAAGAGCGGCAATTGGTGGCTCGCTCGCATTCCGAGCAGCTAGCCAAAGCGAAAGGCCCGGTTGCCTTGCTTCTACCTGGGCACGGTCTTGGTGAGTGGGATCGAGAAGGGGCCGACTTGCATGACAAGGCAGGTCTTGATCACTTCTTTGAGATATTGTTGGCGACGTTGCCAGAAAATGTGGAAGTGCATTCAGTGGATTGTCATATCAATGACGAGGTGTTTGTAGAACACGCCTTGAGAGTATTTGACGATTGGTGCGCTAGAGGTATTATTGTAAGTTAGTCATGTGCACCTCGGTGTCTATGTGTGAGGATCAGTATGCGTGTTTTTCATGCTTGGCGTTTCTTGTCAGTGCTGTGCTGGTTAGTAGTCGCAGGCATGGGCGCATGGTCTTACTGGTCTCTGGGTGGAATTGGGGAGCTCACTGCAGAAGGAGATTCCAGAACCGCTTTGGATAAATGGTTTCGGTATTTATTCCTGCCGCTCGTTCTTTACGGTGTGTACATGGCCCGCAAGGAATATAAGCAAGCATGCGCAGAAATTCTGTTGGCCGAACCCAGGCTCAAAAAAGGCGGCAGGGCTATCAACGTCAGAAAGAGGTTCAGGGCATGCTAGCAGGTTGTCCACCGCTCGATGATGTCATCAAACGTGAAGCTCTCCTGTCTCTGGGTTTGCTGAAATAGTCAATCTGAAGTGAACGAGATCGAGGGATTCGCCCGTCTTGCAGAGGTGTCTGCGGATCTTGCGGATGTGACCATCAGGACATCGAATAGGCGCAAGTCTGGATCAGACGGTATGGCCCAATTCAGATTTAGAGGTGCAGAACAAACGATCCCGTTCGAGTTTCACAATAAAAATACGTCCAGCGACTTGATGAATGCTCTGGCTGTATTGTTCAACCCAACACCCGCTTACGCATTGGCTTATTTTGACTGGATGTTTCTAGTGACACGCCTTGCCGGCCCTGAGCGTATTGCACTCAATGCAGCCGTTGATCCGGGTTATGAAACGTTTGAGAGATTAGCGGGCCAGGTAACACGCTAACTGCTCTGTTGTTGGTCATTTTTCCGGCACAGGAAAAGGGAAGGCGGGCTGGGGCATGGTTAGGTGGGAAGACACCTAGCGCGCTATATCTGCGACTTGATCGACCTATTTCAACGGCTCCGAAAGCAGGTATTTCCTGATTCCAGGAATGCAAACAAAGCTTTCCAATTTGCAATGTGATTTTTATCCCATCACATTTGGCAAGTTAATTAGATAAATATATCTTATATAACAGTTACTTGGCTCTAGATCGGAGCTCCATTGCAATGGGAAAAAAATCCTATCGTAATTCATATACTCCCCCAAACTAATTTGAATACGTTATTTTGTTCGCGAACATGGATGTTCCTCTCTCCCATCAGGCAGCGAAAAGGATTCAAACACCATCACTGGTGTGCTGACTGATCGGGGGATTGTCTACTGGCTTTAAATCACAGGAAAATTTACAGATGAAATTCCAGATCGGACTTCGTTACTTATTCCGAATTTCAAAAACAAGTCCTCATCGTATTGATGATCAGGACATGAGTGAATACATCGTCATTGGATATCTGGTTCGGGCTGCCTGCCCGAATTTGACTTAGTACCGGATTTGGCAGGCTGAAATGTCACTGACAATTCCACTTGAGAAATAGACGTGGTTACTGATTCTACATATGCCGTTGCACGTGAGATTTTAGGTGGCAAGCTTGCAATAAGGTCTACTTATCGTCTTGTCGCACTATTGATAACACCACTGATATCGCCTGTTGCATACGCTGGGAGTGACTTGCAGTGGCTGGGGCTGGATGAGAATTTGAAGGAAGGCGTGTCTTTTCGCTACCGAGTCAGCGACATTGAATCAGGCGTTTCGCTGATGGATTCAAGAGTCAAACTAAGCCAGCGTGGTCTGGTTGCTGAGCAAAGATTGACGGAAACACGAATTCGTTTCGTCTATAACGTAGTTCAGGAAACGGCTTGGCTTGTCGATGACAACAAGCGTCGATTTCACGAGATTCCGATGGTTTTCTCTGACTCTGAATTGACGGTTCAAGAGCACAATGTCACAGAGGACGCGGTAGAGAGCAGTGATGGCTTAGCGTCATTGCCAGATTTTCAGTTGTTGGATGGCCTGCCGAGGTCGACGTTCTGCGAGGAGCTGGCTGCAGCGTACCGCCCAAGCCTTCGCTGGCAGGGAAGGTCTCTTGACACTTGGGAATGTCGCGATAAAAACAATGATTTCGTACGTCTGGAACTTTTTGACAAGACACAGGGAGTTGTGGTCGTGTCTATCGCTGCCAGCGGCCTTGTCGAACGGTGGGATGAGCTGCAGGCAGTTTCTCTTGATGACGAAATTTTTGTACCAGAGTTGGATTATATTTCAACTTCTGTTAACGAATTCATGAGTGGAAGATTGGAGATCGGCAGCTACGATGCTGTTGATCACGAAGAACAAGGCGGTATGCATTCACGTGAGTGAAGGCTGCGTCGTGAGGCTTGCAAGAGCCGGGCGGACCCGAGCCTGTCGGGCATATCAGTCGACTAGTGTTAGTCGTCGCAACATCATCAAAGACTGTTTTTCAAGGAGAATGAACATGCGCAATGCAACAACAGAAATGAAGCAAGAAAACAGAAGCACGTGCGCCCAGGCGCGCCGTGTCACAGGTCAGGGCATGACTGAGTACATCATCATCGTTGCCTTGATCGCAATCGCGTCAATTGCTGCCGTATCGTTTTTCGGTAGTGCCGTCCAGGCACAGTTTGCTCAGTTGGGTGCTGAGCTCACGGGTGGTACTGTGACCGATGCTGCAACAGCGGCTGGCACTGCGCCTACGCCTAAAGCTGCAGGTCTGGGTGATTACGGGCAATGAAGTCTGACTTGATCTGAACAGTGAGGTGGCATTCGGTCAGAGTCTCTTGGACTGTGGCCGAATTGCCGCCTATCTCTGATGAACCGGTCCAGGGAGGCGGAATGAATTTTAGTGATCAGCGATTAAACCTGCGAACGGGTCCGAGCCGACGTATTCAGCGGGGACAGGTGTTTCCCCTGGGAATCGCGCTGTTGCTGTTTGGTGTACTTGGCGGTTTCGTTTTGTACAACACCGCGCAGATGGCAACAGACAAGACACGCCTTGCCAATACGGCAGATGCGGCAGCCTATAGCGGCTTGCAGTGGCAGGCGAGAGCACTTAATTTTCAGGCCTATACCAATCGCGCGATGATCGCCAATCAGGTATCTATCGCGCAGGGCGTCAGCCTCAGATCGTGGGCTGCTTATGGCGTAATCGGTACAGAGAATATCGCGAAGGTGCTCAGCGCCGTGCCTGTTCTGAACGGTATCGCAAGTGGTGCTGAGCAAGTGATGGCCGGTGTCGAAATGATTCTTGGACCAATTGCTGAAGGTATGGTCATGGTTATTGATCAGATAAACAAGGGTCTTTCATTGTCGCAGGAGGCAATGTTCTATGGTGCTTTCATGGCGACCCCTGCCATTGTCGACACTGTAGTTTCCGAGACGGACTC is a window encoding:
- a CDS encoding tripartite tricarboxylate transporter permease; this translates as MLALLVGSVGGVIIGAIPGVGPAVAIAILLPATFSLDPIVGLTMLLGIYGSSMYGGAIPAVLINTPGTAVNALTSYDGYPMTQRGEPHRALSLAYSASFWGGMFGIICLILLSPVLARIAPMFGSREIFLAALLGIILVVLAHRGQIFAAGLLAMFGIFLQTIGLDGVTYTQRYTFGLSFLSSGINLIVVVLGLFALSQAFFLLTAPDNIPDTKPVSGRMSAGLKELMKHKRVATVASVFGVILGMIPGTGEFTAQFMSYTYAQKTSKTPEAFGKGSSEGLIASEAANNAVPAAAMIPLLALGIPGEALTAMMLSVFYVHNVIPGPQLFQNNIDLVYGLYFALILLNIIVVTFLFFSTNLLIKIIRVPTRLLGVMILILSFVGVYSLRNSLTDCMIAAGFGVLGLVLKRLNLPIVPIILGMVLGGIMEVKLRSALPRLNTPFDMIDRPIAFIIFILILLVLALNIRTLFKECRAQRPDDDHDLHDSQTR
- a CDS encoding aldehyde dehydrogenase, giving the protein MNQSNIDALRTQAVPFRAHLIDGKLLPASDNGRMDVLSPIDGQLLTQVARGTAADMQAAIASARASFEDKRWAGQPPAARKKVLLKWADLIEANALELAVLGVRDNGTEIGMALKAEPGSAAGTIRYYAEALDKIYGEVAPTSSDILGLIHKEPVGVVGAIIPWNFPMMIGAWKLGPALAMGNSVVLKPAETASLSLMRMAELALEAGLPPGVLNAVTGEGAVVGETMGLSMDVDVLVFTGSGATGRRLMEYSARSNMKRVYLELGGKSPNIIFADAPDLSEAAKVAAAGIFRNAGQVCVAGSRLLIETCIHDEFVAEVTRVAEGMRVGDPLSLETAIGAVNSESQLKQNLGFVVTARAEGGEVVTGGERILQETGGYFMSPTIVTGVTPGSTLAQKEVFGPVLGVTPFASDDEAVLIANSTVYGLAGAVWTSSLARAHRMIRDVRTGVMHVNTYGGADNTVPLGGVGQSGNGHDKSMHAIEKYINLKTAWIKL
- a CDS encoding Tm-1-like ATP-binding domain-containing protein, with amino-acid sequence MPDKKILVIGTYDTKNDELDFLADVIRSQGGLVVTMDVSVLGDPDKPADYSKHDVAEEGLSSIAAATDSGDENHAMQIMAKGAALLTARLFTQGVFDGVIVLGGTMGTDLALDVCLALPLGVPKYIVSTVAFSPLIPAERLAADTQMILWAGGLYGLNAVCKASLSQAAGAVLGAARAVVKLDSKKPLIGMTSLGKSALRYMVWLKPALEERGYEVAVFHATGMGGRAFESLAGQGAFTCVFDLCTQELGNFINGSNISAGADRLTNAGQTGTPQIVAPGCYDLVDIVGWQPIPEKWSAHSKHEHNRLLTSVVLNEQERQLVARSHSEQLAKAKGPVALLLPGHGLGEWDREGADLHDKAGLDHFFEILLATLPENVEVHSVDCHINDEVFVEHALRVFDDWCARGIIVS